From the genome of Thermoflexus hugenholtzii, one region includes:
- the yqeB gene encoding selenium-dependent molybdenum cofactor biosynthesis protein YqeB — protein sequence MEIRVAVKGGGDLGTGAILRLHRAGFRVWVTELPQPLAIRRAVAVASAVYEGAISIEGHTARRVEDPEMFPLLWARGEIPVLVDPLGDSIRRLRPEVVVDAIMAKRNTGTAITDAPVVVALGPGFTAGVDCHAVVETARGHDLGRVYYQGSALPNTGIPGLIGGHDVLRVLRAPRAGRFRAVRRIGDRVEAGEIVAYVEEEPVRTAIAGVLRGILADGLEVVPGMKVGDVDPRAEVRHCFTVSDKAWAVGGGVLEAVLCLLRARGMLPWA from the coding sequence ATGGAGATCCGGGTGGCGGTCAAAGGGGGAGGCGATCTGGGGACGGGGGCCATCCTGCGGCTCCACCGGGCCGGCTTCCGGGTCTGGGTCACGGAGCTCCCGCAACCCCTGGCCATCCGCCGGGCGGTGGCGGTGGCCAGCGCGGTCTATGAGGGTGCCATTTCCATTGAGGGCCACACCGCCCGGCGCGTGGAAGATCCCGAGATGTTCCCCCTCCTCTGGGCCCGGGGGGAGATCCCCGTCCTGGTGGATCCGCTGGGGGACAGCATCCGGCGGCTTCGGCCGGAGGTGGTGGTGGACGCGATCATGGCCAAGCGCAACACCGGCACCGCCATCACCGATGCGCCGGTGGTGGTGGCCCTGGGGCCGGGCTTCACCGCCGGGGTGGATTGCCACGCTGTGGTCGAGACGGCCCGCGGCCACGACCTGGGACGGGTTTACTACCAGGGGAGCGCCCTCCCCAACACCGGGATCCCCGGCCTCATCGGCGGCCACGATGTCCTGCGGGTCCTGCGAGCCCCCCGGGCCGGGCGCTTCCGGGCGGTCCGTCGCATCGGAGACCGCGTGGAGGCGGGGGAGATCGTGGCCTATGTGGAGGAAGAACCCGTCCGGACGGCCATCGCCGGGGTGCTGCGGGGGATCCTGGCCGACGGCCTGGAGGTGGTCCCTGGGATGAAAGTGGGGGACGTCGACCCCCGGGCGGAGGTTCGGCATTGCTTCACCGTATCCGACAAGGCGTGGGCGGTCGGGGGCGGGGTGCTGGAGGCGGTGCTCTGCCTTCTGCGGGCGCGGGGCATGTTGCCGTGGGCGTGA
- a CDS encoding DNA methyltransferase produces MTARAAIHDLDLDRWEEYEDILTDSLWLLGPRANHGMHTPEYWGNFVPQIPYQAMRRFTRRGELVLDPFMGLGTTLIEAKRLGRHAIGVELVPGVAERARWLISLESNPYGVQTEILIGDSADPATAERVREIMARWGFSGAQLLILHPPYHDIIRFSEDPRDLSNAPTEEAFYAAFERVVANFAPLLEPGRFLVLVIGDKYARGEWIPLGFRTMERVLRHGFRLKSICVKDIQENRGKRGQHHLWRYRALKGRFYIFKHEYVMFFERRGR; encoded by the coding sequence GTGACCGCTCGCGCAGCGATCCATGACCTCGACCTGGATCGCTGGGAGGAATACGAGGACATCCTCACAGACAGCCTGTGGCTGCTGGGGCCCCGGGCGAACCACGGCATGCACACCCCAGAATACTGGGGGAATTTCGTCCCGCAGATCCCCTATCAGGCCATGCGCCGCTTCACCCGGCGGGGGGAGCTGGTCCTGGATCCCTTCATGGGCCTGGGCACCACCCTCATCGAGGCCAAGCGCCTGGGCCGCCACGCCATCGGGGTGGAGCTGGTCCCCGGGGTGGCGGAACGGGCCCGCTGGCTGATCAGCCTGGAGAGCAACCCTTACGGGGTCCAGACCGAGATCCTGATTGGGGACAGTGCGGATCCCGCCACGGCTGAGCGGGTGCGGGAGATAATGGCGCGCTGGGGGTTCTCAGGGGCTCAACTCCTGATCCTGCATCCGCCCTACCACGACATCATCCGGTTCAGCGAGGACCCGCGGGATCTCTCCAACGCCCCCACGGAGGAGGCGTTCTACGCGGCCTTCGAACGGGTGGTGGCGAACTTCGCCCCCCTGCTGGAACCGGGTCGCTTCCTGGTGCTGGTGATCGGGGACAAATACGCCCGGGGGGAGTGGATCCCCCTGGGCTTCCGGACGATGGAGCGCGTGCTGCGCCACGGGTTCCGCCTCAAAAGCATTTGCGTCAAAGACATCCAGGAAAACCGGGGCAAGCGAGGCCAGCATCACCTGTGGCGATATCGCGCCCTGAAGGGGCGCTTCTATATCTTCAAGCACGAATACGTCATGTTCTTCGAACGACGGGGAAGGTAA
- a CDS encoding alpha/beta hydrolase gives MIAPRRLFIEDRGLPLHLTLYEAEPGAPTLIFIHGMTAHAGFYTEMIPGRDYLRALAEAGFHVIGLDLQGHGRSGGRRGDFTYADAIRNIRRAVDFALMHFGGPVGITGSSMGGILAFYAALEEPRIRAAVCHNVLDLRDIRPALYLRRHFVLVPLARAARPLRGILGGLPVPVRAFLEPSHVFERPENLRRWQADPLCVWAYRLRTWLSVFLDPSDKPPIEAMATPVRILVGERDRILSADLHRDFAARLRCRKDLVILPGAGHMLPLEYLEQTVPLVAEWFREHLR, from the coding sequence ATGATCGCCCCTCGCCGGCTCTTCATCGAGGATCGGGGGCTTCCCCTGCACCTCACCCTCTACGAGGCGGAGCCGGGGGCGCCGACCCTGATCTTCATCCACGGGATGACCGCCCACGCCGGTTTCTACACAGAGATGATCCCGGGGCGCGATTACCTGCGCGCCCTGGCGGAGGCCGGCTTCCACGTCATCGGCCTGGATCTCCAGGGCCACGGCCGGAGCGGAGGGCGACGCGGGGATTTCACCTACGCGGACGCCATCCGCAACATCCGTCGCGCGGTGGACTTCGCGCTCATGCATTTCGGCGGGCCGGTGGGGATCACCGGCTCGAGCATGGGCGGTATCCTGGCCTTCTACGCCGCCCTGGAGGAGCCTCGCATCCGCGCCGCCGTGTGTCACAACGTGCTGGACCTGCGGGACATCCGCCCTGCCCTTTACCTGCGCCGCCATTTCGTCCTGGTGCCTCTGGCCCGAGCGGCGCGGCCGCTGCGGGGGATCCTGGGTGGGCTGCCGGTGCCGGTGCGCGCGTTCCTGGAGCCCTCCCACGTCTTCGAGCGGCCGGAGAACCTCCGGCGCTGGCAGGCGGACCCCCTCTGCGTGTGGGCTTACCGGCTACGGACGTGGCTTTCGGTTTTCCTGGATCCTTCGGACAAGCCTCCCATCGAGGCCATGGCCACGCCGGTCCGCATCCTGGTCGGGGAGCGGGATCGGATCCTTTCCGCCGATCTCCATCGGGATTTCGCCGCACGGCTGCGATGTCGTAAAGATCTGGTGATCCTGCCAGGAGCAGGACACATGCTCCCGCTGGAGTATCTCGAGCAAACCGTCCCGCTGGTGGCCGAGTGGTTCCGGGAACATCTGCGCTGA
- the aroB gene encoding 3-dehydroquinate synthase has translation MRTLHLRFPEADRSHPILIDSGLLDRCGELLVRAGLGGPVALISDAMVMAHQGERVRQALHQAGIPFVELVLPPGEGTKTLSTAADLYRQLVRAGLGRDGTLLAAGGGVILDLAGFVAATYMRGIPFVSAPTTLLAMVDAAIGGKVGVDLPEGKNLVGAFYPPRLLLIDPTALDTLPTSEWRHGMAEVVKAALIGDPELWEQLRAAPARWAQPPEGPERLELLERAIAVKARIVERDPWETQGEREQLNLGHTFGHAFERLSGYRVPHGEAVATGMRAAAALSARLGLLETPDLPQELEKLLQGLGLPTRWQAWLSGYGIQATPEEVIEAMGTDKKRRAGRLRFVLLHRPGLVRTYGDVPAEAVRQALMETA, from the coding sequence ATGCGGACGCTTCACCTGCGCTTCCCGGAAGCCGATCGCTCGCATCCGATCCTCATCGACTCAGGCCTCCTGGATCGATGCGGAGAGCTCCTGGTGAGGGCCGGGCTGGGAGGGCCGGTCGCCCTGATCAGCGATGCGATGGTGATGGCGCATCAGGGGGAGCGGGTGCGACAGGCCCTCCATCAAGCCGGGATCCCCTTCGTGGAGCTCGTCCTGCCGCCGGGGGAAGGGACCAAAACCCTCTCCACCGCCGCCGATCTCTACCGCCAGCTCGTCCGGGCCGGCCTGGGGCGGGATGGAACGCTCCTCGCCGCAGGCGGCGGCGTGATCCTGGACCTGGCGGGCTTCGTCGCCGCCACATATATGCGGGGGATCCCTTTCGTCAGCGCGCCCACCACCCTCCTGGCGATGGTGGACGCGGCCATCGGGGGCAAGGTGGGAGTGGATCTCCCGGAGGGGAAGAACCTGGTGGGGGCCTTCTACCCGCCCCGGCTGCTCCTGATTGACCCCACCGCGCTGGACACCCTCCCGACATCGGAGTGGCGCCACGGGATGGCGGAGGTGGTGAAAGCCGCCCTCATCGGGGATCCCGAGCTGTGGGAGCAATTGCGCGCGGCGCCTGCGCGCTGGGCGCAACCGCCGGAAGGCCCGGAGCGGCTGGAGCTGTTGGAGCGGGCCATCGCCGTGAAGGCGCGGATCGTGGAGCGGGATCCGTGGGAGACGCAGGGGGAGCGCGAGCAGCTGAACCTGGGGCACACCTTCGGGCACGCCTTCGAGCGCCTGAGCGGCTACCGCGTGCCCCACGGGGAGGCGGTGGCCACCGGCATGCGAGCGGCCGCCGCCCTCTCGGCGCGGCTGGGCCTGCTGGAGACGCCGGATCTCCCGCAGGAGCTGGAGAAGCTCCTCCAGGGACTGGGATTGCCGACCCGCTGGCAAGCCTGGCTGTCCGGCTACGGGATCCAGGCGACACCCGAGGAAGTGATCGAGGCGATGGGGACTGACAAGAAGCGCCGGGCGGGGCGCTTGCGCTTCGTGCTCCTTCACCGGCCCGGCCTCGTGCGCACCTATGGGGATGTGCCGGCGGAAGCGGTGCGCCAGGCCCTGATGGAGACCGCGTAA
- a CDS encoding glycosyltransferase family 1 protein, translating to MRIGIDVQATRGQRTGIGVYADRLLRALLRVAPQHEYVPLSWEREGELRTDQRLRWQQWLLPRRARAAGVDLLHVPGFDAPRWRPCPVVLTVHDLIGLLFPEQLPPISRLYWAWWLPRSLCWADHLIADSSHTARDLERRLGIPPERITVIPLGVDERFHPEIPPEAREAARRKYGLAFPVILYVGTLGPRKGLDTLVAAFGRIAGRIPHHLVLAGKPGWWVDRLLREIRALGLTERVHLLGYVPEEDLPALYRLADVFAYPSRYEGFGLPPLEAMACGTPVVCADAASLPEVVGDAALRVPPGDPEAWAAALLRVLEDASLRRRLQEEGPARARQFTWEETARRTLRVYEQVAGR from the coding sequence ATGCGGATCGGCATCGACGTCCAGGCCACACGGGGGCAGAGGACCGGCATCGGTGTATACGCGGACCGGCTGCTTCGGGCGCTGCTGCGGGTGGCCCCCCAGCACGAATACGTGCCTTTGTCCTGGGAACGGGAAGGGGAGCTGCGCACCGACCAGCGGCTGCGCTGGCAGCAGTGGCTGTTGCCCCGGCGGGCCCGCGCCGCCGGCGTGGATCTGCTGCACGTGCCGGGGTTCGACGCCCCGCGCTGGCGGCCCTGCCCGGTGGTCCTGACCGTCCATGACCTCATCGGCCTGCTGTTCCCGGAGCAGCTCCCGCCCATCTCCCGCCTCTACTGGGCCTGGTGGCTGCCCCGCAGCCTGTGCTGGGCGGACCACCTGATCGCCGACTCTTCGCACACCGCCCGGGATCTGGAGCGCCGGCTGGGGATCCCCCCGGAGCGGATCACCGTGATCCCCCTGGGGGTGGATGAGCGCTTCCATCCCGAGATCCCCCCGGAGGCCCGGGAAGCGGCCCGACGGAAATACGGCCTGGCCTTCCCGGTGATCCTCTACGTGGGAACCCTCGGGCCTCGCAAGGGGCTGGACACCCTGGTGGCGGCCTTCGGGCGGATCGCCGGTCGCATCCCCCATCATCTGGTCCTGGCCGGAAAGCCCGGCTGGTGGGTCGATCGGCTGCTTCGGGAGATCCGGGCCCTGGGGCTGACGGAGCGCGTGCATCTTTTGGGATACGTCCCGGAGGAGGACCTGCCCGCCCTCTACCGCCTGGCGGACGTGTTCGCGTATCCCTCGCGGTATGAGGGTTTTGGGCTGCCGCCGCTGGAGGCGATGGCATGCGGGACGCCCGTGGTGTGCGCGGACGCGGCCAGCCTGCCCGAGGTCGTGGGGGACGCCGCCCTGCGGGTCCCGCCGGGGGATCCCGAGGCCTGGGCGGCGGCCCTCCTCCGGGTCCTGGAGGACGCATCCCTTCGCCGGCGCCTGCAGGAGGAGGGGCCGGCCCGGGCCCGACAGTTCACCTGGGAGGAGACCGCCCGGCGCACCCTCCGCGTCTACGAACAGGTGGCCGGCCGGTGA
- a CDS encoding non-heme iron oxygenase ferredoxin subunit, producing MWIRVAALEEIPVGTARVFTVEGRRIALTRVGDQVFAFGDVCTHDDGPLAEGKLEGYVIQCPRHGARFDIRTGRVLRLPAVVPIPVYEVRVDAEGVWVNPEPMRGR from the coding sequence ATGTGGATCCGTGTGGCCGCTCTGGAGGAGATCCCGGTGGGCACGGCGAGGGTGTTCACGGTGGAGGGTCGGCGGATCGCCCTGACCCGGGTGGGAGATCAAGTGTTCGCGTTCGGGGATGTGTGCACGCATGATGACGGACCCCTGGCGGAGGGGAAGCTGGAAGGCTATGTCATCCAGTGCCCGCGCCACGGGGCCCGCTTTGACATCCGGACCGGTCGGGTCCTCCGGCTGCCCGCTGTGGTTCCCATCCCGGTCTATGAGGTTCGGGTGGACGCTGAGGGCGTGTGGGTGAACCCGGAGCCGATGCGAGGTCGTTGA
- a CDS encoding HAD family phosphatase: MSRGPAFLFDLDGTLVDSVYQHVLAWREALEAVGISLSVWRIHRRIGMSGGLLLRALLRETGREVTPEEVHRIQEQHAEAFARLLPQVRPLPGARELLEALTRAGIPWAIATSGRRDVARPLLELLGVDEGIPVITREDVQYAKPDPDLFLAAAARLGVPIPECVVVGDSVWDMLAARRAGALSVGLLSGGYGREELERAGAYRVYEDPADLLRHLDEVGVR, encoded by the coding sequence ATGAGCCGGGGCCCGGCCTTCCTGTTCGATCTGGATGGCACCCTGGTGGACAGCGTGTATCAACACGTGCTGGCGTGGCGGGAGGCCCTGGAGGCGGTGGGGATCTCCCTCTCCGTCTGGCGGATCCACCGCCGCATCGGCATGAGCGGGGGGTTGCTGTTGCGGGCCCTGCTGCGGGAGACCGGGCGGGAGGTGACGCCGGAGGAGGTCCACCGGATCCAGGAGCAGCACGCGGAGGCCTTCGCCCGGCTGCTCCCCCAGGTGCGCCCGCTCCCGGGGGCCCGGGAGCTCCTCGAAGCCCTCACCCGGGCCGGCATTCCCTGGGCCATCGCCACCAGCGGCCGCCGCGACGTGGCCCGCCCCCTTCTGGAGCTATTGGGAGTCGATGAGGGGATCCCGGTGATCACCCGGGAGGATGTGCAATACGCCAAGCCGGACCCCGATCTCTTCCTCGCGGCGGCGGCCCGCCTGGGGGTCCCGATCCCTGAGTGCGTGGTGGTGGGCGACAGCGTCTGGGACATGCTGGCAGCAAGGCGGGCGGGCGCCCTCAGCGTGGGCTTGCTGTCAGGCGGCTACGGTCGAGAGGAACTGGAGCGCGCAGGAGCGTATCGGGTGTATGAGGACCCCGCGGACCTGCTGCGCCACCTGGACGAGGTGGGCGTTCGCTGA
- the nagA gene encoding N-acetylglucosamine-6-phosphate deacetylase, translating to MDGTVVAILHADLYTPTRRIPDGAIVFGDGRILALGPTREVEIPTGARRIDAGGRPVTPGLIDLHVHGVEGRDMFGPELAEAARRLPRYGVTAFVPTTLTLPEAEVLERLQAMARVIQAPPPGARILGIHIEGPHLSPKRPGMANPAWFRPLTPEAVARYQEAAGGHILLWTFAPEEGEAMAAIPALLARGIVPVIGHSDATYEQAMEAIRRGVRQVTHFFNAMRPFHHREPGLFAAALLEPGVIAQVIADGHHVHPAALRLLFRVKGAAGVALISDAAPLAGLPPGRYTWLGYEVIVADGRCQTPEGTLAGSAALMNEGLRVLIEEAGIDPLDAVRSATLTPARALGLRGLGQLRRGAFADLVLWERWGTPGAVWIHGEQVV from the coding sequence ATGGACGGGACGGTGGTGGCCATCCTGCACGCGGATCTTTACACCCCCACCCGGCGCATCCCGGATGGGGCGATCGTGTTCGGGGATGGGCGGATCCTGGCCCTGGGCCCCACGCGGGAGGTGGAGATCCCGACGGGGGCCCGCCGCATCGACGCCGGGGGTCGGCCGGTCACGCCCGGTCTGATCGATCTCCACGTGCACGGCGTGGAGGGCCGGGACATGTTCGGGCCGGAGCTGGCGGAGGCCGCGCGGCGGCTCCCCCGCTACGGCGTCACCGCCTTCGTCCCCACCACCCTGACCCTCCCCGAAGCGGAGGTTCTGGAGCGGCTGCAGGCCATGGCCCGGGTGATCCAGGCCCCGCCGCCCGGGGCCCGCATCCTCGGGATCCACATCGAGGGCCCGCACCTTTCGCCGAAGCGCCCGGGGATGGCCAACCCGGCCTGGTTTCGGCCGCTGACCCCGGAGGCGGTGGCCCGCTATCAGGAGGCGGCCGGCGGGCATATCCTCCTCTGGACCTTCGCGCCGGAGGAGGGGGAAGCGATGGCCGCCATCCCGGCCCTGCTCGCCCGGGGGATCGTCCCGGTGATCGGGCACAGCGACGCCACCTACGAGCAGGCGATGGAGGCCATCCGCCGGGGCGTCCGGCAGGTGACTCATTTCTTTAATGCCATGCGACCCTTCCATCATCGGGAGCCGGGCCTGTTCGCGGCCGCTCTCCTGGAGCCCGGAGTGATCGCCCAGGTGATCGCCGATGGGCACCATGTGCATCCGGCGGCCCTCCGGCTGCTGTTCCGGGTCAAGGGGGCCGCGGGGGTGGCCCTGATCAGCGACGCCGCCCCCTTAGCCGGCCTGCCGCCGGGGCGTTACACCTGGCTGGGCTACGAGGTGATCGTGGCCGACGGGCGCTGCCAGACCCCGGAGGGCACCCTGGCGGGCTCGGCCGCCCTGATGAACGAGGGCCTGCGGGTGCTGATCGAGGAGGCGGGCATCGATCCCCTCGATGCGGTGCGCAGCGCCACCCTCACCCCCGCCCGCGCCCTGGGGCTGCGAGGGCTGGGCCAGCTCCGCCGCGGCGCCTTCGCCGACCTGGTCCTGTGGGAGCGCTGGGGAACGCCCGGGGCCGTCTGGATCCACGGGGAGCAGGTGGTGTAA
- a CDS encoding metal-dependent transcriptional regulator: MEDALNRHHPPPSPTPAMRAYLAEIYRLGEGEPVRATQLARRLDVTLTAAVRMLNRLESHGWIQRTRHGIRLTETGEREALRSIRRHRILEAFLSRVLGIGWEEVHALADRLDPAVDEALCERMYEVAGRPSHCPHGDPIPTPEGWIPPLGDVPLSEIPIGARGRITRVKTEDAEQLRYLGSLGLVPGVPFELVARAPFNGPLRLRLPQHDVIIGPELAQHLRVILEPEPSGASS; encoded by the coding sequence ATGGAGGATGCGCTGAACCGCCACCATCCGCCCCCGTCGCCCACCCCGGCGATGCGGGCTTATCTGGCCGAGATCTACCGGCTCGGCGAGGGGGAGCCGGTGCGGGCCACCCAGCTGGCCCGCCGGCTGGACGTCACCCTCACCGCGGCCGTCCGCATGCTCAACCGCCTGGAGTCCCACGGCTGGATCCAGCGGACCCGCCACGGGATCCGGTTGACGGAGACGGGGGAACGGGAGGCGCTGCGAAGCATCCGCCGGCATCGCATCCTGGAAGCCTTCCTGAGCCGGGTGCTGGGGATCGGATGGGAGGAAGTGCACGCCCTGGCGGATCGCCTGGACCCGGCGGTGGACGAGGCGCTGTGCGAGCGGATGTATGAAGTGGCCGGCCGCCCGTCCCACTGCCCCCACGGGGATCCTATTCCCACGCCGGAGGGATGGATCCCGCCCCTCGGGGACGTCCCCTTGAGCGAGATCCCCATCGGCGCCCGAGGGCGCATCACGCGGGTCAAAACCGAAGATGCCGAACAGCTACGCTATCTGGGGTCCCTCGGGCTGGTCCCTGGCGTTCCCTTCGAGCTGGTCGCCCGGGCGCCGTTCAACGGCCCCCTGCGGCTCCGGCTTCCGCAACACGATGTGATCATCGGGCCCGAGCTGGCCCAGCACCTGCGGGTGATCCTGGAGCCGGAGCCCTCCGGGGCCTCCTCCTGA
- a CDS encoding class I SAM-dependent methyltransferase, translated as MNYEAFAEFYDRFFGDFLDDLAFYQGYAERAGSPLLEVGCGTGRLTVPLAAAGFHLTGLEAAGAMLERARARAEAAGVADRIRWVQGDAVRGVPDGPYPMAFIPLNTFLHFDSLEAQQAVLRHLHRALEPGGFLLLDCLNPDAAFLAEHGQVVLRGWQEEGSSLLLWFEARRVDAAAQRLELVILVEILNPDGTWRRWAFPSSMRFVWPGELRLLLEGCGFTVEAMFGSYDLSPYREDSPQMLVVARRR; from the coding sequence GTGAACTACGAAGCCTTCGCCGAGTTCTACGATCGGTTCTTCGGGGATTTCCTGGACGATCTCGCGTTCTATCAGGGCTACGCGGAGCGGGCCGGATCCCCGTTGCTGGAGGTGGGCTGCGGCACCGGCCGGCTCACCGTGCCCCTGGCCGCCGCCGGCTTCCACCTGACGGGGCTGGAGGCCGCGGGGGCGATGCTGGAGCGGGCCCGGGCGCGGGCGGAGGCCGCCGGCGTGGCCGACCGCATCCGCTGGGTCCAGGGCGACGCGGTCCGGGGCGTCCCGGACGGCCCTTATCCGATGGCCTTCATTCCCCTCAACACCTTTCTCCACTTCGATTCCCTGGAGGCCCAGCAGGCGGTCCTGCGCCATCTGCACCGCGCCCTGGAGCCGGGAGGGTTCCTGCTCCTGGACTGCCTGAACCCGGACGCGGCGTTCCTGGCCGAGCACGGCCAGGTGGTCCTGCGCGGGTGGCAGGAGGAAGGCTCCTCCCTCCTGCTCTGGTTCGAAGCGCGGCGGGTGGACGCAGCCGCCCAGCGCCTGGAGCTGGTGATCCTGGTGGAGATCCTGAACCCCGATGGGACATGGCGACGCTGGGCCTTCCCCAGCTCGATGCGCTTCGTATGGCCCGGGGAGCTGCGGCTTCTGCTGGAAGGATGCGGCTTCACGGTGGAGGCGATGTTCGGGAGCTACGACCTGAGCCCCTACCGCGAGGACAGCCCCCAGATGCTGGTGGTGGCCCGACGGCGCTGA